From the genome of Deltaproteobacteria bacterium, one region includes:
- a CDS encoding HD-GYP domain-containing protein, giving the protein MPDIELEKIDAILKSINSAIKGKKLYPAGHPAIAAPMAKAYQVISELLKTNNKIFIGMVKGVIVFEETPLMDAEKNLGEFIHQIKEREIEGIIFEKGLMQKEFFGFIDILSGDDTLKGKELQNTLSAKNILHISVKSISKRNILEAYNDAVNVVKDTMNQIRMGKIPQSKEIIRVTDEITELVLTNRSAMMGLTMIKNYDNYLFNHCVNVSILAISLAQHMNYNKSDLHIAGIAALLHDVGKTGVAEDIIKKPAGLSGEEWETVKQHPVLGARIIEKMDDIAKLVGRIILEHHIRYDHSGYPRTESPLHPLSLIVTIADAYDALTTLRVYQKPHHPVETIKVMNSLSGKHFDPDTLKAFIGMVGFYPIGTVVRLSTNDIAIVIKANPGNSLRPMVKVIFGGDGKQMDKPYEMDLSAGDSAPAIVAPVDPLTKGLDMGMLFEEESKNITAQEA; this is encoded by the coding sequence ATGCCGGATATAGAACTTGAAAAAATAGATGCCATACTCAAAAGCATCAACAGCGCTATAAAGGGCAAGAAACTCTATCCTGCGGGCCATCCTGCCATAGCTGCTCCAATGGCAAAGGCATATCAGGTCATTTCAGAACTCCTCAAAACAAATAATAAGATATTTATAGGCATGGTAAAGGGAGTTATTGTATTTGAGGAAACGCCCCTTATGGACGCTGAAAAAAATCTTGGAGAATTTATTCATCAGATAAAAGAGCGCGAGATTGAGGGTATAATCTTTGAAAAAGGCCTGATGCAAAAGGAGTTTTTTGGTTTTATAGACATCCTGTCAGGAGATGACACATTAAAAGGCAAAGAGCTTCAGAATACGCTGTCAGCCAAAAATATTTTACATATCAGCGTTAAGTCCATATCAAAACGAAACATATTGGAGGCTTACAATGATGCGGTAAATGTAGTAAAAGATACCATGAACCAGATACGGATGGGCAAAATACCGCAGAGTAAAGAGATAATAAGGGTAACCGATGAGATAACAGAACTTGTCCTTACAAATAGAAGCGCCATGATGGGACTAACAATGATAAAGAACTATGACAATTACCTTTTTAACCATTGTGTAAATGTAAGCATACTTGCCATTTCCCTTGCACAGCATATGAACTACAATAAGTCAGACCTGCATATCGCCGGCATCGCCGCTTTGCTGCATGATGTGGGGAAAACTGGCGTCGCAGAAGATATTATCAAAAAACCGGCCGGGCTCTCCGGCGAAGAATGGGAAACAGTAAAACAGCACCCTGTGCTTGGCGCAAGGATAATAGAAAAGATGGATGATATTGCAAAGCTTGTAGGCCGCATCATACTTGAACATCACATACGTTATGACCATTCAGGCTATCCGCGCACGGAATCGCCGCTGCATCCGCTGAGCCTGATAGTAACCATTGCAGATGCGTATGATGCCCTGACAACGTTAAGGGTTTATCAAAAGCCACACCATCCTGTGGAGACAATAAAGGTTATGAACAGTCTGTCAGGCAAACACTTTGACCCCGATACGTTAAAGGCATTTATAGGCATGGTCGGCTTTTACCCGATAGGAACGGTTGTACGGCTCTCTACAAATGATATCGCCATAGTAATAAAGGCAAACCCTGGTAACAGCCTGCGCCCTATGGTTAAGGTCATATTTGGAGGAGACGGGAAACAGATGGATAAACCTTATGAAATGGATTTATCTGCCGGAGACAGCGCCCCTGCAATTGTAGCCCCTGTTGATCCGTTGACAAAGGGGCTGGATATGGGCATGCTTTTTGAGGAGGAGTCCAAAAATATCACTGCGCAAGAGGCATAA
- a CDS encoding HEAT repeat domain-containing protein: protein MSGPLTTETILIEFAKTVKAIGFYPEGHPNLEAFIEKTFNLLKDAINEKGYIKWLIERTGFMEERLAIGKGRKPLEALAKDLFFKRIREINFTQDATLKEWKDFLSILKMDTDSLKKAGGLEKLLLIKEIKGIELNEMNYADIRKKVIEIEEAKKKEELETGQEEEAAAEAESEEKEEVVRSMEEQLKAIEESEETIEVLLDKLEKEENTMLYKTIAHKIMEKTKPLQEEKNMEGLFPVLITLTAHSGPESRRLPEQKDIASMNLKSLLYSDMTAYLIIRLCSRHEERRKEIQQILILSGEEAMKQLLTALVNRDEAYSRRQIFNALIMFGEMVRLEAEKCLDDERWFVVRQMVSLLGEIGSPRSLQAIKTAFGHKDVRIKKEVLKAVAKIPSNESTAFLLERLLEDNAALKYQVIISLGVLKDPAAVEPLGDFALKRDFFNEEIEFRKEAARSLGMIGGKSATAILKNLLQKKVFWGKKQNDEVRSVAAISLGRIGGKDAIDLLEEMARTSKGIVHIACKKAMEGIK from the coding sequence ATGTCTGGTCCTTTAACAACTGAAACCATCCTAATAGAATTTGCCAAGACTGTCAAGGCTATCGGCTTCTATCCGGAAGGCCATCCCAACCTTGAGGCATTTATTGAAAAGACCTTTAATCTTTTAAAAGATGCTATAAATGAAAAGGGGTATATAAAATGGCTAATAGAACGGACAGGCTTTATGGAGGAAAGACTTGCGATAGGTAAAGGCCGTAAACCCCTTGAGGCATTGGCAAAAGACCTGTTTTTTAAGAGGATACGGGAGATTAATTTTACACAGGACGCAACACTTAAGGAATGGAAGGACTTCCTCTCTATTCTAAAGATGGATACGGATAGTTTAAAAAAGGCAGGCGGCCTTGAAAAGCTGCTTTTAATCAAGGAGATTAAAGGCATAGAGCTTAATGAAATGAACTATGCAGATATCCGCAAAAAAGTAATAGAGATTGAAGAGGCTAAAAAGAAGGAGGAGCTGGAGACAGGCCAGGAAGAAGAAGCTGCAGCAGAGGCGGAGTCAGAAGAAAAAGAAGAAGTTGTCCGTAGCATGGAGGAGCAGCTTAAGGCCATTGAAGAAAGCGAGGAAACGATTGAGGTTTTGCTTGACAAATTGGAGAAAGAAGAAAATACAATGCTCTATAAGACTATTGCGCATAAGATAATGGAAAAAACAAAGCCTTTGCAGGAAGAAAAAAACATGGAAGGGCTTTTCCCTGTTCTCATTACATTAACCGCCCATTCCGGCCCGGAAAGCCGCCGTCTCCCTGAACAAAAGGATATTGCCTCTATGAACTTAAAGAGTCTGCTCTATTCTGATATGACAGCTTACCTGATAATAAGGCTTTGCAGCCGCCACGAGGAAAGGCGAAAAGAGATTCAGCAAATACTCATCCTCTCAGGCGAAGAGGCAATGAAACAACTTCTTACCGCGCTTGTTAACAGAGATGAGGCATATTCGAGGCGTCAGATATTTAATGCTCTCATCATGTTTGGAGAAATGGTAAGGCTTGAGGCAGAAAAATGTCTTGATGATGAAAGATGGTTTGTGGTAAGGCAGATGGTATCGCTTTTGGGGGAGATAGGATCCCCACGGTCTTTACAGGCTATAAAAACGGCCTTTGGCCATAAAGATGTCAGGATAAAAAAAGAGGTTTTGAAGGCTGTTGCAAAAATACCGTCAAACGAAAGCACAGCATTCCTTTTGGAAAGGCTTCTTGAGGATAATGCCGCTCTTAAGTATCAGGTCATCATATCGCTGGGGGTGTTGAAAGACCCGGCAGCTGTGGAGCCTCTTGGTGATTTTGCGCTGAAGAGAGATTTCTTTAATGAAGAAATAGAGTTTAGAAAAGAGGCGGCAAGGTCGCTTGGCATGATCGGCGGCAAGAGTGCAACAGCTATCCTTAAAAATCTGTTACAGAAAAAGGTTTTCTGGGGCAAAAAACAAAATGATGAAGTCAGGTCTGTTGCAGCCATTTCACTTGGAAGGATCGGCGGAAAAGATGCAATAGATTTACTGGAAGAGATGGCCAGGACTTCAAAGGGGATCGTTCATATTGCCTGCAAAAAGGCCATGGAAGGGATTAAATAA
- the radA gene encoding DNA repair protein RadA, with protein MAKLRTVYTCQSCGFKSPKWMGKCPDCNQWNSFVEERLFEEKKGLKVFEGGSSPQPITTLEVKEEDRLKTGIGELDRVLGGGIVLGSAILIGGDPGIGKSTLMLQAMGKIADSGHKVLYVSGEESPKQTKIRAERLGVLSENLFIYAENTLERILDSVKKLKPGIVIIDSIQTIYTQTLESSPGSVSQVRETSSQLIFNAKGMDMPIFLVGHVTKDGSIAGPRVLEHMVDTVLYFEGDRGHQFRILRAVKNRFGSVMEIGVFEMQDKGLFEVANPSALFLAERPQNASGSAVVSSLEGTRPILVEIQSLVCPTIFGIPKRTVVGVDYNRVSLLVAVLEKKGGLNITNHDIFLKVTGGIRLEEPAIDLGIIASLASNFLDKAIAQKTVVFGEVGLAGEIRGISQAEPRINEAEKLGFDRCILPKENLTRIKDKSSLNLIGVTSVKEMMDVLF; from the coding sequence ATGGCTAAACTCAGAACCGTATATACATGCCAGTCCTGCGGTTTTAAATCCCCGAAATGGATGGGGAAGTGTCCGGACTGCAATCAGTGGAACTCCTTTGTGGAAGAAAGGTTGTTTGAGGAGAAGAAGGGGTTAAAGGTCTTTGAAGGCGGCTCTTCCCCGCAGCCCATTACAACCCTTGAGGTGAAGGAAGAGGACAGGCTTAAGACAGGCATAGGGGAGTTAGACAGGGTTCTTGGCGGCGGCATTGTCCTTGGCTCTGCAATACTTATAGGCGGGGACCCAGGCATAGGCAAGTCAACATTGATGCTTCAGGCAATGGGAAAGATTGCAGATAGCGGACATAAGGTTTTATATGTCTCTGGCGAGGAATCTCCTAAACAGACAAAGATAAGAGCCGAGAGGCTCGGTGTCCTATCAGAAAATCTTTTTATATATGCAGAGAATACATTAGAAAGGATACTTGACAGCGTAAAAAAACTTAAGCCGGGTATTGTAATAATAGATTCCATTCAAACCATATATACACAGACACTTGAGTCATCGCCGGGCAGCGTCAGTCAGGTCAGAGAGACATCATCTCAATTGATATTCAATGCCAAGGGTATGGACATGCCGATATTTCTTGTGGGCCATGTGACAAAGGACGGCTCTATTGCAGGACCGAGGGTCCTTGAGCATATGGTTGATACTGTGCTCTATTTTGAGGGCGACAGGGGGCACCAGTTCAGGATATTAAGGGCTGTAAAAAACCGCTTTGGCTCTGTAATGGAGATAGGGGTTTTTGAGATGCAGGACAAAGGGCTTTTTGAGGTTGCAAACCCGTCCGCCCTTTTTCTTGCAGAGAGGCCTCAAAATGCGTCAGGGTCTGCTGTTGTATCCAGCCTTGAAGGCACCAGGCCCATCCTTGTGGAGATTCAGTCTCTTGTATGTCCGACCATATTCGGGATTCCAAAAAGAACAGTGGTTGGGGTTGATTACAACAGGGTTTCTCTGCTGGTGGCTGTGCTTGAAAAAAAAGGCGGGCTTAACATTACAAACCACGATATATTTCTCAAGGTGACGGGCGGGATAAGGCTTGAAGAGCCTGCCATAGACCTCGGCATAATAGCCTCTCTTGCTTCAAACTTTCTTGACAAAGCGATAGCGCAGAAGACGGTGGTGTTTGGAGAAGTGGGCCTGGCAGGCGAGATCAGGGGGATCAGCCAGGCAGAGCCCCGCATAAATGAGGCGGAAAAATTAGGTTTTGACAGGTGCATCCTTCCAAAAGAGAATCTGACAAGGATAAAAGACAAGTCTTCGCTTAACCTTATTGGCGTAACATCGGTTAAGGAGATGATGGATGTATTATTTTAG